From a single Prochlorococcus sp. MIT 0603 genomic region:
- a CDS encoding DEAD/DEAH box helicase family protein gives MNNQLKPLIHDFLWLEESVSKVNENTLVDPRAACFYSRRTTELVIEWIYEHDNTLRRPYESSLSNLIHAFDFRELVGEQLLGKFKLLKDLGNKAVHRNDPISQGNAVLAASELFQILRWFALTYGRSPQAVKGLKFDKNLLPKGNEVPEQSKQQIATLADQLSQRDKELREAQAKNTSHQDELERLRKELAEIKKANKATQEPEEDITEFETRKLYIDHYLEEAGWQLGKGRSDEVEVSGMPNNEGIGFVDYVLWGDDGKPLALIEAKRTSKDPIIGQQQAKLYANCLETQFGQRPIIFLSNGYRHLIWDDHNYPRRDVQGFYKKDELELLIRRRESLKPLKDTKISKSITGRDYQQRAIRCITESFELKKRKALLVMATGTGKTRTVISLCDLLIRCNWVKRVLFLADRTALVNQAEKAFKEHLPDCAPVNLVTNKGGEGRVFLSTYPTISNLIDSEDQSGQRRFGVGHFDLVVIDEAHRSVYQKYAAIFDYFDSLLVGLTATPKDEIDRNTYGLFDLDIGMPTDEYGFTQAVEDKFLNPFKALSVPLHFVREGIRYDELSDEEKAEWDEMEWSEEQAPPNQVDSGALNKWLFNKDTVDKVLEHLWTNGQRAEDSDRLGKTIIFAKNHDHAVFIEDRFNANYPHLKGRCARVIDNYAPYAQSMIEDFSDPRKSLDIAISVDMLDTGIDVPEIVNLVFFKLVRSKTKFWQMVGRGTRLCPDLFGPGSDKSFFWIFDYCQNLEYFLGQGGVETGSKQETISAKLFKIRLELLQSLDKGGHKDPSSGLISDDLTQLPKSFSQHRAQIAGALKAEVASCNPDNFLIRPHLEQVERFSKAETWGGINESDRSVLSGTIAYLPFGLEADDPDAKRFDLLLYKLQIAQLRQEPIYQTLQQQVQEIAGLLSEKESIPMVAAELSLIQDLQNNEWWQDATALMIEDVRRKLRGLVGLIEKKARKPLYTNFEDTIGQGELIDSTRLLASDEFDQFRLKARNLLDQYQENLTIQRLKRNQALTSTDLEELEKFLIEQGAGTQAMINKVKEEEEGLGIFIRHLVGLDRSAAKELFSEFLSEGTYTSNQIQFVNEIINYLTHHGVMEVGRLYEQPFTNYASSPDELFKESDLNKICSLIEFVRKRAEGPLAA, from the coding sequence ATGAATAATCAACTAAAACCATTAATACATGATTTCCTTTGGCTTGAAGAATCAGTTTCGAAAGTAAATGAAAATACATTAGTAGACCCAAGAGCAGCATGTTTCTACTCTCGTCGTACAACAGAACTAGTCATCGAATGGATTTATGAACACGACAACACACTTAGACGTCCATATGAATCATCACTATCAAATCTGATTCATGCCTTTGATTTCAGAGAATTAGTTGGGGAACAGCTGCTAGGAAAATTCAAGCTCTTAAAGGATTTAGGGAATAAGGCAGTTCATAGAAACGACCCAATCAGTCAAGGGAATGCGGTCCTTGCAGCATCAGAACTCTTTCAAATTCTTCGTTGGTTTGCTCTTACCTATGGGCGAAGCCCTCAAGCTGTTAAAGGACTTAAGTTTGATAAAAACCTTTTACCAAAAGGCAATGAAGTCCCTGAACAAAGCAAACAACAAATAGCCACTCTTGCTGATCAATTAAGCCAAAGAGATAAAGAACTGCGAGAAGCACAAGCTAAAAACACTTCTCATCAAGACGAATTAGAGCGTTTACGTAAAGAACTAGCAGAGATCAAGAAGGCAAATAAAGCGACGCAAGAACCAGAAGAAGACATCACTGAATTTGAAACTCGCAAGCTCTATATCGATCACTACTTAGAAGAAGCAGGGTGGCAACTAGGCAAGGGTCGCTCTGACGAAGTAGAAGTTAGTGGAATGCCAAACAATGAAGGTATTGGCTTTGTTGATTATGTTCTTTGGGGTGACGATGGAAAGCCACTTGCTTTAATAGAAGCCAAAAGGACAAGCAAAGATCCAATCATCGGACAACAGCAAGCAAAGTTATATGCAAATTGCTTAGAGACTCAATTTGGTCAACGACCAATCATCTTCTTATCCAATGGCTATCGACATTTGATATGGGATGACCACAACTATCCGCGTCGTGATGTTCAAGGTTTCTACAAAAAAGATGAACTGGAGCTATTGATCCGTAGAAGAGAAAGCCTAAAGCCACTTAAAGATACAAAGATCAGCAAAAGCATTACTGGAAGGGATTACCAGCAAAGAGCCATTAGATGTATAACTGAATCCTTTGAATTAAAGAAACGAAAAGCACTACTTGTCATGGCGACAGGGACAGGAAAAACAAGAACTGTTATTAGTCTCTGTGATCTATTAATTCGATGCAACTGGGTCAAAAGAGTCTTGTTCTTAGCCGATCGAACTGCCCTTGTTAACCAAGCAGAAAAAGCCTTTAAGGAGCATCTACCAGATTGCGCTCCTGTGAATCTCGTCACCAATAAAGGTGGCGAAGGACGAGTCTTCTTAAGCACTTATCCAACAATAAGCAACTTGATTGATAGTGAAGATCAATCAGGTCAAAGACGCTTTGGGGTTGGTCATTTTGATCTCGTTGTTATTGATGAGGCTCATAGAAGTGTTTACCAAAAATATGCTGCGATCTTTGATTACTTCGACAGTCTTCTTGTTGGATTAACTGCAACTCCAAAAGATGAGATCGATAGAAATACATATGGATTATTTGATCTTGATATAGGTATGCCAACTGATGAATATGGATTTACACAAGCAGTAGAAGATAAGTTTCTAAATCCCTTTAAAGCGCTATCTGTTCCTTTGCATTTTGTACGAGAAGGGATTCGTTACGACGAGCTTTCAGATGAAGAGAAAGCTGAATGGGATGAAATGGAATGGTCAGAAGAACAAGCACCACCAAATCAAGTTGACTCAGGTGCACTCAATAAATGGTTATTTAATAAAGACACAGTCGACAAAGTTCTAGAACATCTTTGGACAAATGGTCAAAGAGCAGAGGATAGTGATCGCCTTGGTAAAACAATCATCTTTGCTAAGAACCATGATCATGCGGTCTTTATTGAAGATCGATTCAATGCAAACTATCCCCACTTAAAAGGTCGGTGTGCTCGCGTTATCGATAATTACGCGCCCTATGCGCAGAGCATGATTGAGGATTTTTCTGATCCAAGAAAATCATTAGACATAGCAATCTCAGTGGATATGCTCGACACCGGTATTGATGTCCCTGAGATCGTAAATCTGGTTTTCTTCAAGCTGGTGAGATCAAAAACAAAGTTTTGGCAAATGGTTGGACGCGGGACAAGACTTTGCCCTGACTTGTTTGGTCCTGGATCAGATAAGAGCTTCTTTTGGATTTTTGATTATTGCCAAAACCTTGAATACTTCCTTGGGCAAGGTGGCGTCGAGACTGGTTCAAAACAAGAAACGATTTCAGCCAAGTTATTCAAGATTCGTCTTGAGTTACTTCAATCTCTCGATAAAGGGGGACATAAAGATCCATCATCTGGATTAATCAGTGATGACTTAACTCAACTTCCAAAAAGCTTCAGTCAGCATCGTGCTCAAATTGCTGGTGCCTTAAAAGCAGAGGTCGCTTCATGTAATCCAGATAATTTTTTGATTAGACCACACCTTGAACAAGTTGAACGATTTAGCAAAGCCGAAACATGGGGTGGGATTAACGAATCTGATCGCAGTGTTTTGTCTGGAACGATTGCATACCTTCCTTTTGGATTAGAAGCAGATGATCCCGATGCCAAACGTTTTGATCTTTTGCTCTACAAGCTTCAAATAGCTCAACTCAGGCAAGAACCTATTTATCAAACACTTCAGCAACAAGTTCAAGAAATTGCTGGCTTGCTTTCTGAAAAAGAAAGTATCCCAATGGTTGCCGCAGAGTTATCTCTCATTCAAGACTTGCAAAACAATGAGTGGTGGCAAGATGCCACTGCCTTGATGATCGAGGACGTAAGAAGAAAGCTACGGGGACTTGTTGGATTGATTGAGAAGAAAGCAAGAAAGCCTCTTTACACCAATTTTGAAGACACAATTGGGCAGGGTGAATTAATTGATAGCACTCGACTATTAGCTTCAGATGAATTTGATCAATTTCGCCTCAAAGCAAGAAATCTATTGGATCAATACCAAGAAAACTTAACCATTCAACGTTTAAAAAGAAATCAAGCTCTGACCTCAACCGACTTAGAAGAGCTGGAAAAATTCCTAATTGAACAAGGCGCCGGAACTCAAGCAATGATCAACAAGGTAAAAGAAGAAGAGGAAGGGTTAGGGATTTTTATTCGTCATCTTGTCGGACTGGATCGCAGTGCAGCAAAAGAACTCTTTTCAGAGTTTCTAAGTGAAGGAACTTATACCTCCAATCAAATCCAATTCGTTAATGAAATCATCAATTACTTAACTCATCATGGGGTAATGGAAGTAGGGAGACTTTATGAGCAACCTTTCACGAACTACGCTTCTTCACCTGATGAACTTTTCAAAGAATCTGACTTAAACAAAATTTGCAGCCTTATTGAGTTTGTAAGAAAAAGAGCAGAAGGACCATTAGCCGCATAA
- a CDS encoding restriction endonuclease subunit S, giving the protein MNWDLVPLEDVATIDRESICPSEISNHTLYVGLEHIESGGKFLGGKKVENGELASNKFKFSPEHILFGKLRPYLAKVALPGVFGICSTDILPIRAKKDLNIKFLRYLLLHPKYVAIANSLSTGANLPRISPNALAKLEIPLPPLDEQRRIAKILDLTNQSKESYLKRKSLLLKSIFSYLGEVTRDCTSNNWNWNLIPLKEVATSKLSNGIFKKNHQYLKTKEGLPVVWVKNLFTDYAINTNECPYINVNNKEVNQFSLEYGDILFCRSSLKREGIAFPNIYLGDSGNALFECHTIRLRVDQKKINPVFLNLWLRTNFMRKIAISESKTSTMTTIDQQGVLRLPVILPPMNIQNKISNIYFICRELSAKLDSISQLNKEFSSSLYSSLIR; this is encoded by the coding sequence ATGAATTGGGATTTAGTGCCTTTAGAAGATGTAGCAACTATTGATAGGGAATCGATATGTCCTAGTGAAATCTCTAATCACACACTTTATGTAGGATTAGAACATATTGAAAGTGGTGGGAAATTCCTTGGTGGGAAGAAAGTAGAAAATGGTGAGCTAGCAAGCAATAAGTTTAAATTTTCTCCTGAACATATTCTTTTCGGAAAATTACGACCTTATTTAGCCAAAGTAGCTTTGCCTGGGGTTTTTGGTATTTGCAGTACGGATATTTTGCCAATACGAGCAAAGAAAGATTTGAATATTAAATTCCTAAGATATTTGCTTCTTCATCCTAAATATGTTGCCATTGCTAACTCTTTGTCAACTGGTGCAAATCTTCCAAGAATTTCACCAAATGCATTGGCAAAATTAGAAATACCTCTCCCCCCGCTCGATGAGCAGCGGCGAATTGCGAAGATTTTGGACCTAACAAATCAATCAAAAGAAAGCTATCTTAAAAGGAAAAGTCTTCTCCTTAAATCTATATTTAGCTACTTAGGTGAGGTAACAAGAGATTGCACATCAAACAATTGGAACTGGAATTTAATACCGCTAAAAGAAGTTGCAACTAGTAAATTAAGTAATGGGATTTTTAAAAAGAATCACCAATATTTAAAAACCAAAGAAGGATTACCAGTCGTTTGGGTTAAAAATCTTTTTACAGATTATGCAATTAACACCAATGAGTGTCCTTATATTAATGTAAACAACAAGGAGGTAAATCAGTTTTCCTTGGAATATGGAGATATTTTATTTTGCAGATCATCTCTAAAAAGGGAGGGAATTGCATTTCCTAATATTTATCTAGGTGATAGCGGAAATGCACTTTTTGAATGTCATACAATTCGTTTAAGAGTCGACCAAAAAAAAATAAACCCTGTTTTTCTAAATCTATGGCTGAGGACTAATTTCATGCGAAAAATTGCAATTTCAGAATCCAAAACATCAACAATGACAACAATAGATCAACAGGGCGTCTTGAGATTACCTGTAATTCTTCCACCAATGAATATTCAAAATAAAATATCAAATATATATTTTATTTGTAGGGAGTTATCAGCCAAACTTGATTCTATATCTCAGTTAAATAAAGAATTTAGCTCTAGCCTATATAGCTCTTTAATAAGATGA
- a CDS encoding type I restriction-modification system subunit M — protein MSEQLAPGVTAESVLTGDLRNKVDGIWDAFWSGGISNPLEVLEQLTYLLFIRRLDELQTLEENKANRTGKPIERRIFPEGKNEEGRLWDDLRWSRFKQKSPAEMFSIMGERVFPFLQELGEEGSTYAGHMKDARFTIPTAALLSKVVDLLDAVPMQERDTKGDIYEYMLGKLATAGTNGQFRTPRHIIQLMVEMTQPTAKDVICDPASGTAGFLVQAGEYLRKSDPTLLTDPEKRNHFNHGLFHGFDFDSTMLRIGSMNMLLHGVEDPNISYRDSLSDEVSDREDRYTLILANPPFAGSLDYEATSQKLQRVVKTKKTELLFVALFLQLLKPGGRAAVIVPDGVLFGSSKAHKELRRSLVEDHFLEGVVSLPSGVFRPYAGVSTAILLFTKTGKGGTESVWFYDMQADGWSLDDKRNPLLPIEKIGPTPKTELGEGEHKKNNLPDCLKRWAERKGLEQERPKTEQSFCVSKEEIKEQGYDLSLNRYKEIVYEEVEHRPPLELLAELRELESEISKGMDELEEMLR, from the coding sequence TTGAGTGAGCAACTAGCCCCAGGGGTAACAGCAGAATCAGTTCTTACAGGCGATCTTCGTAATAAGGTCGATGGCATTTGGGATGCCTTTTGGAGTGGTGGAATATCAAATCCATTAGAAGTTCTTGAACAATTAACGTATTTACTCTTCATTCGTCGATTGGATGAATTACAAACTCTAGAAGAAAACAAAGCAAATAGAACGGGGAAACCAATAGAGCGAAGAATCTTTCCGGAAGGTAAAAATGAAGAAGGTCGATTATGGGACGATCTTCGCTGGAGTCGTTTTAAACAAAAAAGTCCTGCTGAGATGTTCTCCATCATGGGAGAACGAGTATTTCCCTTTCTGCAAGAGCTAGGGGAAGAAGGCAGTACATACGCAGGGCATATGAAAGATGCTCGCTTCACGATCCCAACAGCTGCATTGCTTTCCAAAGTCGTTGATCTGCTTGATGCGGTCCCGATGCAAGAGAGAGACACGAAGGGGGATATTTATGAATACATGCTTGGCAAACTTGCAACCGCAGGGACCAACGGTCAATTCCGTACGCCGCGTCACATCATCCAGTTAATGGTTGAGATGACTCAGCCAACAGCTAAAGATGTCATATGTGATCCAGCCAGTGGAACAGCAGGATTCTTAGTTCAAGCAGGTGAATATTTACGCAAGTCCGATCCAACTCTTTTAACTGATCCGGAAAAAAGGAATCACTTCAACCATGGGTTATTTCATGGGTTTGATTTTGATTCAACAATGCTGCGTATTGGCAGCATGAACATGTTGCTCCATGGTGTTGAAGATCCAAATATCAGCTATCGCGATTCTCTTTCTGATGAGGTTTCTGACAGAGAAGATCGTTACACCTTGATTTTGGCCAATCCACCTTTTGCAGGGTCATTGGATTACGAGGCGACTTCTCAAAAGCTTCAACGAGTTGTCAAAACAAAGAAGACAGAATTGTTATTTGTCGCTTTGTTCTTACAGCTGCTCAAGCCTGGTGGCAGAGCAGCTGTCATTGTTCCTGATGGAGTTTTATTTGGTTCATCAAAAGCTCATAAAGAGCTACGACGTTCATTAGTAGAAGATCATTTTCTTGAAGGAGTCGTGTCTTTACCCTCAGGTGTTTTTCGTCCTTATGCAGGCGTCAGCACTGCAATCTTGCTATTCACTAAAACAGGAAAGGGTGGAACAGAGAGCGTATGGTTCTATGACATGCAAGCTGATGGATGGAGCTTGGATGACAAGCGCAATCCATTACTGCCAATTGAAAAGATTGGACCTACTCCAAAGACTGAGCTAGGAGAAGGAGAACATAAGAAAAACAATCTCCCTGATTGCTTGAAGCGTTGGGCAGAGCGCAAAGGATTAGAACAAGAACGACCCAAAACAGAACAGAGTTTTTGTGTCAGCAAAGAGGAGATCAAAGAACAGGGGTATGACTTAAGCCTGAATCGCTATAAAGAGATCGTCTATGAAGAAGTAGAGCATCGTCCACCATTAGAACTGCTTGCTGAATTAAGAGAACTTGAATCTGAGATTTCAAAAGGTATGGATGAGCTAGAGGAGATGCTGAGATGA